One genomic segment of Aquamicrobium lusatiense includes these proteins:
- a CDS encoding porin produces MNIKSLLLGSAAALVAVSGARAADAIVVAEPEPAEYVRICDVYGAGYFYIPGTETCLKIGGYLRYDIGVGDVTGIESWDKKDAYNGISDKNDTYFKRMRAQLTFDARGETEYGTLRSFTSVYFQRDSFENSAGYSDINQDWELEHAIIQLGGLTVAYTDSLFETLTDSAGSVINDDIGVNYTPGKTHLIAYTFDGGNGFSATIGVEEGKGENYTIDSYVPHVVAGASFTQGWGKIAGVVAYDSNWGEVAAKLRVDFNVNEALSLWVMAGYQDYDFDRAWNLGTATTLAKPSYYGVWGGDWAVWGGGKYQFNQKASLDVQLAYDDHENFGAAVGVDYALVPGFNIRPEVVYASGYERDITGAKVGGKKDGWGGYLRFQRSF; encoded by the coding sequence ATGAACATCAAGAGCCTTCTTCTCGGCTCCGCTGCGGCCCTCGTCGCAGTCTCCGGCGCCCGTGCTGCCGACGCTATCGTCGTGGCCGAGCCGGAACCCGCTGAATACGTCCGCATCTGCGACGTTTATGGCGCTGGCTACTTCTACATCCCGGGCACCGAGACCTGCCTGAAGATCGGCGGCTATCTGCGTTACGACATCGGCGTGGGTGATGTGACGGGTATTGAAAGCTGGGACAAAAAGGATGCCTATAACGGCATCTCCGACAAAAACGACACGTACTTCAAGCGCATGCGTGCCCAGCTCACCTTCGACGCTCGTGGTGAAACCGAGTACGGCACGCTCCGTTCTTTCACCTCGGTGTATTTCCAGCGCGATTCCTTTGAGAACAGCGCCGGTTATTCCGACATCAATCAGGACTGGGAACTTGAGCACGCCATCATCCAGCTCGGTGGCCTGACCGTCGCTTACACCGACTCGCTGTTCGAGACGCTGACCGACTCGGCCGGTTCGGTCATCAACGACGACATCGGCGTCAACTACACGCCGGGCAAGACCCACCTGATCGCCTACACCTTCGACGGTGGCAACGGCTTCTCCGCCACGATCGGCGTGGAAGAAGGTAAGGGTGAAAATTACACCATCGACTCCTACGTTCCGCATGTCGTGGCCGGCGCCTCGTTCACGCAGGGCTGGGGCAAGATCGCCGGTGTCGTTGCTTACGACTCCAATTGGGGTGAAGTTGCTGCCAAGCTGCGCGTTGACTTCAACGTCAACGAAGCTCTGAGCCTGTGGGTGATGGCCGGTTATCAGGACTACGATTTCGATCGCGCCTGGAATCTCGGCACCGCTACCACGCTCGCCAAGCCCAGCTACTACGGCGTCTGGGGCGGCGACTGGGCTGTCTGGGGTGGCGGCAAGTATCAGTTCAACCAGAAGGCCTCTCTCGACGTTCAGCTCGCCTATGACGACCATGAGAATTTCGGCGCTGCTGTTGGCGTGGACTACGCGCTGGTTCCCGGCTTCAACATCCGTCCGGAAGT